A DNA window from Paraclostridium bifermentans contains the following coding sequences:
- the thiT gene encoding energy-coupled thiamine transporter ThiT, whose amino-acid sequence MSSVVIIIISLVLLFMYAKDINKKKFSTKEIVMIAMFSAISFILYMIQFIRYPQGGGITLFSMLPTMLLAILYGKEAGLTGGLIFGLLKLLNGAYVVHPAQFLLDYILSNMALGLAGEFGREKKSDMFKGCLFASSLSVLISIISGVVYFGQYAPEGMNIVLYSCIYNISSAGVEGLLSSIILVLLPIKRFQKVLKLSTN is encoded by the coding sequence ACTGTTATTTATGTATGCAAAAGATATAAATAAAAAGAAGTTTTCTACTAAAGAGATAGTAATGATCGCTATGTTTAGTGCTATATCATTTATACTGTATATGATACAATTCATAAGATATCCGCAAGGTGGAGGTATAACGTTATTTTCGATGCTACCTACGATGCTACTAGCTATATTATATGGTAAAGAGGCAGGGCTAACAGGTGGATTAATATTTGGATTACTAAAACTATTAAATGGAGCTTATGTAGTTCATCCAGCACAATTTTTACTAGATTATATATTATCAAATATGGCACTTGGATTAGCTGGAGAATTTGGAAGAGAGAAAAAAAGCGATATGTTCAAAGGATGCTTATTTGCAAGTAGTTTAAGTGTATTGATAAGTATAATATCAGGAGTCGTATATTTTGGACAGTATGCTCCAGAGGGAATGAATATAGTACTTTATTCTTGTATATATAATATATCAAGTGCAGGAGTTGAAGGATTACTTTCTAGTATAATACTAGTTTTATTACCTATAAAAAGATTTCAAAAAGTGTTGAAATTATCAACTAATTAA
- the thiE gene encoding thiamine phosphate synthase, whose product MKEKLKLYLVTDSEILNGRDFYKCIEDALKGGVTTLQLREKNANGKEFLEKAYKLRALTKKYDALFIINDRVDIAMLCDADGVHVGQSDIPLEEVRRLIGKDKIIGISAHNIEEATDAKNGGADYIGVGAMFNTTTKNDATIVTVDELKEIDENLDIPKVLIGGINLDNIDTFKGINIDGYAIVSAILKCDDIYNECLKWTKSLQK is encoded by the coding sequence ATGAAAGAAAAATTAAAATTATATTTAGTGACTGACTCAGAAATACTAAATGGAAGAGATTTTTATAAATGTATAGAAGATGCATTAAAAGGTGGGGTAACAACTTTACAATTAAGAGAAAAAAATGCAAATGGAAAAGAGTTTTTAGAAAAAGCATATAAATTAAGAGCTCTTACTAAAAAATACGATGCTTTATTTATAATAAATGACAGAGTAGATATTGCTATGCTTTGTGATGCAGATGGTGTTCATGTGGGACAAAGTGATATACCTTTAGAAGAAGTAAGAAGATTAATAGGAAAAGATAAAATTATAGGAATATCAGCTCATAATATAGAAGAAGCTACTGATGCAAAAAATGGTGGAGCAGATTATATAGGGGTAGGAGCTATGTTTAATACAACTACTAAAAATGATGCTACCATAGTTACAGTAGATGAACTAAAAGAAATTGATGAAAATCTTGATATACCTAAAGTTTTAATCGGTGGTATAAATTTAGATAACATAGATACATTTAAGGGTATAAACATAGATGGATATGCAATAGTATCAGCGATATTAAAGTGCGATGATATATATAATGAATGTTTAAAATGGACAAAGTCTTTACAAAAATAG
- the thiT gene encoding energy-coupled thiamine transporter ThiT yields MINAIIILGSIGFFIYYLKGLKNTKFTTKTVVMIGMFSAISYILSMIEFIKYPQGGGISLFSMLPTMLLSVLFGNTVGITGGLIYGVLKLLKGVYIIHPAQFLLDYILPTMLLGLAGSFGKDKKSKVILGCLLAVVLSVSMNIISGCVFFGDYAPEGMNVFVYSFLYNVSSQGVEGLLSALIIGILPLERLNRAINASGN; encoded by the coding sequence ATGATAAATGCAATCATAATATTAGGTAGTATAGGATTTTTTATATACTATCTAAAAGGTTTGAAAAATACTAAATTCACTACCAAAACAGTTGTTATGATAGGTATGTTTAGTGCAATATCATATATACTTAGTATGATAGAGTTTATAAAATATCCACAAGGTGGAGGAATATCTTTATTTTCAATGTTACCAACAATGTTACTTTCAGTTTTATTTGGAAACACGGTCGGTATAACTGGTGGACTTATTTATGGAGTATTAAAATTATTAAAGGGCGTGTATATAATACATCCAGCACAATTTTTACTAGACTATATATTACCAACAATGTTACTTGGATTAGCAGGATCATTTGGAAAAGATAAGAAATCAAAGGTTATACTAGGTTGTTTACTTGCTGTAGTTCTTAGTGTATCTATGAATATAATATCAGGATGTGTATTCTTTGGAGATTATGCTCCAGAAGGAATGAATGTATTTGTATACTCATTCTTGTATAATGTATCAAGTCAAGGCGTAGAGGGGTTATTGTCTGCACTTATAATTGGGATACTTCCACTTGAACGATTAAATAGAGCAATAAATGCAAGTGGTAACTAA
- a CDS encoding DUF6241 domain-containing protein translates to MGKKIIIGVMSLILVGALFVGFNVLKDDKKVKLDESVSSSLEYSGSIQEILNKTYDRAKSSEKFEYKDEEIYSLVHWISNPVIKSKKNKRIGFLEPSPENVDKMIYILGKAPLGPHKFFIKSLNEWKKGNFVEVEEVHNTAWKMLDGNVGRAIDRDEYEINRLKEKYYK, encoded by the coding sequence ATGGGGAAGAAAATAATTATAGGAGTAATGAGTTTAATTTTAGTTGGAGCTTTGTTTGTTGGGTTTAATGTTTTAAAAGACGATAAGAAAGTGAAATTAGATGAAAGTGTTAGTAGCAGTCTTGAATATTCAGGGTCAATTCAAGAAATTTTAAATAAGACGTATGATAGAGCAAAATCTTCAGAAAAATTTGAGTATAAAGACGAAGAAATATATAGCTTGGTGCATTGGATATCTAATCCAGTTATAAAGTCTAAAAAGAACAAAAGGATAGGATTTTTAGAACCGAGTCCAGAGAATGTAGATAAGATGATATATATATTAGGAAAAGCTCCATTAGGACCTCATAAATTTTTTATAAAATCTTTAAATGAATGGAAAAAAGGTAACTTTGTTGAGGTTGAAGAAGTTCATAACACAGCTTGGAAGATGTTAGATGGAAACGTAGGAAGAGCTATCGACAGAGATGAATATGAGATAAATAGATTAAAAGAAAAGTATTATAAATAA
- the mgtA gene encoding magnesium-translocating P-type ATPase, which yields MNMKTKKIEVKKEERKNLTETKLKKAAVLSQTELFDFLQTDSNGLSDKIAKDRIEEYGLNEITDKNNDTWYKRLFNSFVNPFTIILVVLALISFVTDFVIAAPADRSLTAVIIIGSMVTLSGVLKFVQEGKSSNAGKKLREMIITTATVLRGGKEVEVPINELVPGDMIKLAAGDMIPADIRILSSKDLFISQASMTGESEPVEKFGKELETVSVMSQSILELENLAFMGTNVISGSATAVVVVTGDDTFIGNIADIVTEKREETSFDKGVNSVSMILIKFMAIMAPTIFIINGLTDGDWLEAFLFGISIAVGLTPEMLPMIVTTNLAKGAVAMSKKKAIVKNLNSIQNFGAIDVLCTDKTGTLTEDKIILERHLDVEGNENLSVLKHGYLISKFQTGLRNLLDVAILEYGEKKNLSDIVSSYEKVDEIPFDFTRRKMSVVLSDENNNNQLLTKGAVEEMLDISSKVEYRGDIVDLTEELKEKVLKTVEDLNSKGMRVIGVARKANVSKNTEFSIADEKDMILVGYIAFLDPPKESSYEAIKTLNEYGVDVKVLTGDNEQVTKYVCKQVGIDVSNIILGHQVEVMSDEELKEVVESTNVFAKLSPEQKSRVVSMLRSNGHVVGFMGDGINDAPAMRKSDVGISVDTGVDIAKESADIILLEKDLMVLENGIKEGRKTYANIIKYIKMTASSNFGNMFSVLASSIFLPFLPMLPVQLLMLNLIYDISCMSIPWDNVDEDYLKVPRKWEAASIGNFMKWIGPTSSVFDITTYLLMYFVICPAVLGGGYNDPGVDKTLFMMLFNAGWFVESLWSQTLVIHMIRTPKLPFIQSRASLPLLILTTMGIAVGTIIPYTPFGSALNLYPMPMIYFAWLIATIIAYMVLVTIVKKIYIRKYGELL from the coding sequence ATGAACATGAAAACAAAAAAAATAGAAGTGAAAAAAGAGGAAAGAAAAAATTTAACAGAAACTAAATTAAAAAAAGCTGCGGTATTATCACAAACAGAGTTATTTGATTTTTTACAAACTGATTCAAATGGACTAAGTGATAAAATTGCTAAAGATAGAATAGAAGAATATGGATTAAATGAAATAACAGATAAAAACAATGATACATGGTATAAGAGATTATTTAATTCATTTGTAAACCCATTTACAATAATACTTGTAGTGCTTGCACTAATATCATTTGTAACAGACTTTGTTATAGCTGCTCCAGCGGATAGAAGTTTAACAGCTGTAATTATAATAGGTAGTATGGTCACATTAAGTGGAGTATTAAAGTTTGTTCAAGAAGGAAAATCAAGTAATGCAGGTAAAAAGCTAAGAGAAATGATAATAACTACAGCTACAGTATTACGTGGTGGAAAAGAAGTAGAAGTTCCAATAAATGAACTAGTTCCAGGCGATATGATAAAATTAGCTGCAGGAGATATGATTCCAGCAGATATAAGAATATTATCATCTAAGGATTTATTTATAAGCCAGGCATCAATGACTGGAGAATCTGAACCTGTTGAAAAGTTTGGAAAAGAACTAGAAACAGTTTCTGTGATGAGCCAATCTATACTTGAACTTGAAAACTTAGCGTTTATGGGAACTAATGTAATAAGTGGATCAGCAACAGCAGTTGTAGTAGTTACAGGAGATGACACTTTTATAGGTAATATAGCTGATATAGTTACAGAAAAAAGAGAAGAAACAAGTTTTGATAAAGGTGTAAACTCAGTAAGTATGATTTTAATCAAATTTATGGCAATAATGGCTCCAACAATTTTCATAATAAATGGATTAACTGATGGGGACTGGTTAGAAGCATTCTTATTTGGTATATCAATTGCAGTAGGATTAACTCCTGAAATGTTACCGATGATAGTTACTACAAATCTTGCAAAAGGTGCAGTAGCAATGTCTAAGAAAAAAGCTATAGTTAAAAATTTAAACTCTATTCAAAATTTCGGAGCTATAGATGTATTATGTACTGATAAAACAGGAACTTTGACAGAAGATAAAATAATATTAGAACGTCATTTAGATGTTGAAGGTAATGAAAATTTAAGTGTTTTAAAACATGGATATTTAATAAGTAAATTCCAAACAGGACTTAGAAATTTACTAGATGTAGCTATACTTGAATATGGAGAGAAAAAGAATTTATCTGATATTGTAAGTTCATATGAAAAAGTTGATGAAATTCCATTTGACTTCACTCGCCGTAAAATGTCAGTAGTATTAAGTGATGAAAATAATAATAATCAGCTACTAACAAAAGGTGCGGTAGAAGAGATGTTAGATATTTCAAGTAAAGTGGAGTATAGAGGAGACATAGTTGATTTAACTGAGGAATTAAAAGAAAAAGTTTTAAAAACAGTAGAAGATCTAAACAGCAAAGGTATGAGAGTTATAGGTGTAGCTAGAAAAGCTAACGTATCAAAAAATACAGAATTCTCAATAGCTGATGAAAAAGATATGATTTTAGTTGGATATATAGCTTTTTTAGATCCTCCAAAAGAGTCTTCATATGAAGCTATCAAAACTTTAAATGAATATGGAGTAGATGTAAAAGTATTAACTGGAGATAATGAACAAGTAACAAAGTATGTATGCAAACAAGTTGGAATAGATGTAAGTAATATAATACTTGGGCATCAAGTTGAAGTAATGTCAGATGAAGAATTAAAAGAAGTAGTAGAAAGTACAAATGTATTTGCAAAACTTTCGCCAGAGCAAAAATCTAGAGTGGTATCAATGTTAAGAAGCAATGGTCATGTAGTTGGATTCATGGGAGATGGAATAAACGATGCACCAGCTATGAGAAAATCAGATGTTGGTATATCAGTTGATACAGGTGTAGATATAGCGAAAGAGTCAGCAGATATAATATTACTTGAAAAAGACTTAATGGTTCTTGAAAATGGAATAAAAGAAGGTCGTAAGACTTATGCAAATATAATTAAGTATATAAAAATGACTGCAAGTTCAAACTTTGGTAATATGTTTAGTGTATTAGCATCAAGTATATTCTTACCATTTTTACCAATGCTTCCAGTTCAATTATTAATGCTAAACCTTATATATGATATATCTTGTATGTCAATACCATGGGATAATGTAGATGAAGATTACTTAAAAGTACCACGTAAGTGGGAAGCAGCATCAATTGGTAACTTTATGAAGTGGATAGGACCTACAAGTTCAGTGTTTGATATAACAACATATTTATTAATGTACTTTGTTATATGTCCTGCTGTATTAGGTGGCGGATATAATGATCCGGGAGTAGACAAAACTTTATTCATGATGTTATTTAATGCAGGGTGGTTTGTTGAATCATTATGGTCTCAAACATTGGTAATTCACATGATAAGAACACCAAAATTACCATTTATTCAAAGTAGAGCATCACTTCCACTACTTATATTAACAACTATGGGTATAGCTGTTGGAACAATAATACCGTACACTCCATTTGGAAGTGCATTAAATCTTTATCCTATGCCAATGATATACTTTGCATGGTTAATAGCTACAATAATAGCATATATGGTTTTAGTTACTATAGTTAAAAAGATATATATAAGAAAATATGGGGAATTATTATAA